GGCGGGCTCTTCGGAGACGCAAACGTCAATGAGCCTCTCGTGATGGCCCCGGTCCTGTTCCTGATTGCCGTTGCCCTGCTGTTCATGCGCCTCTTCCCCCTTGTCGTGAAGTACGTTGCCGGCGAGTCACAGCAGCTTGTGCACCTGGTCGCAGGCGCCGCCGTCGTCTCGCTCGCAGTTACCTACACCATACCTCCGGTGCTGGACGGCGGTTACTTTGAGCCCTTCACCCCGCTCCTTCTGCTCCTCTTGTTCTCGGGTGCATACATTGGCACTGCTCGCGCCTCGATGGCCTTCTACAGGGTGGCAGGCATTGTGGCTCAGGCAGGAATCGCCACGCTCTTCCTGTGGACGCGGCCCATCGACAGGGACGACCTGGTCTATTACATCCCAAGCCTGGCGCTCATTGCTTCCGTGGTCATGCAGGCGGTGTTCGACGCCTCGCGCCTCGCATTCCGTTCTGCGCCCGTTTGGGTGTCACTGAGCCTCTGGCACATGGCGCGGAACCCACTGCAGTACACGTGGGTCGTTCTGCTGCTGGTCCTGGTGACGGGCATGGGGATACTGGCGACGACGGTTGGAGGCACGCTGGAGCAGGGGCAGACTGACCGTGTGCACTACGACGTGGGAGCGGACGTGCGGGTGTCGCAGATTGACAGGCAGATGGCCGGGGACCCCCGCGCGGAGACGCTGCGCAGCAAGTACCGCACCCTGCCGGGCGTGACCGGTGTGTCGGTGGCATACCGCGAGGGGCGATTCTCGGATGTGGACGGCGTTGAGCTTCTGGCAATAGAGCCACGGGAGTTCCAGTTCATCGGGTGGTACAGGGATGACTTTTCCCGCAGCCCATTGAATGCCGTAATGCAGGCATTGCGCTCTTATTCGCAGGCACCGAGGATCGGCGTGCCGGACGACGCGGCGCAATTCGGCCTCTGGGCAAAGACTGACGACGCTGCAAACCAGTTCCCTTTGAGAGCGGTGCTGAGCAACGACCTAGGCGACACAACGGTCGTAACCCTGGGTCGCGTGGACAGCACGGATTGGAAGCTGCTACGGGGACAGATACCGGCTTCGTTCGACCGGCCGGCTTATCTGGTTTCCGTTCAGATTTACGAGCCGGGCCTTGGCCCCGCGCCATCGACGGGCACAGTCCTCCTCGACGACATCCACACGGTGGCCAGGGATGGAGATACCGAGAGCATAGTCGAATCGTTCGAAGGCTTCTTCACCTGGGAGCCGATCATCACATCTTCGCTGGCGTCCGACCGCCTCTTCTCCTACGGCGACGACGCCCATTCCGGCACGCGGTCCGGCCTCTTCCAGTTCGGCCAGGCGAATGAGGGGGGCGTACGCGGCATCTACCAGAGCCCCACCGCAGGACCGGTCCCCGTGGTGGCGAGCAGCACCTATATGCAGAGGACCGGCGCGCAGCTCGGCGACACGGTGGTCGTGCAGGTCGGCAGCCGGCGTGTGCCGGGCGTTATCAGGGATACGGTGGAGTATTTCCCCACAATGGGCTCGCGCCCCGGCGGATTCCTGCTGGCAGACATTCACGGCCTCCTCAGCCACATCAACATCATCAGCCCCCAGACGAGTATATGGCCCAATGAGATGTTTATCTCCGCCGCCCCAGCGGCCCGCACAGAGGTGCGCCGGTCAATTGAAGCGCTCTCGTTCCGCACCGGCATCGTAATGGACCGCAATTCCAGGCTGGAGGCCGTGCGGCAAGACCCGCTCACAAACGCAGGGTGGAGCTCCCTTGTAGTGGTATCTCTCGGGGTGGCTGTGGTAGCAGCGGGAATCGGATACGCAACGTACCTGCTCACCTTCTCGGGCCGCAGCCGGAACGAGATGGGCTTCCTGAAGTCCCTCGGCCTGTCCCGCCGGCAGATGCTATCGCTGCTGGCTTGCGAGCACATCGCAATAGCCATCGTGGGGCTCGTCCTGGGCACGTGGGCCGGGTTCCAGATGAGCCGGATGATGGTATCCTCCGTAGTCGTGACAGACACCGGAGATCCGATTGTGCCGCCGTACATCTCCACAACGGACTGGCTCCTGATGGCGCCGGCGTACCTCGCCATTCTCGCCATCTTCGGAGCGGCGCTATTCCTCCTGGACCGCAGCATCCGGCGCATCAACGTCAGCAAGATTTCGCGCATGGAAGGGCTCTAGACGGCCCGGTTTCCGCAGGTCCCACCGTCACCGCCCGTCACTTGCTATAATAGCCACGTCTATTCACACTACCCTGCCCGGCGCGGACGATGAACACCACTTCAAAAAGCAGAAGCTTCCTTTCTATCGCGGACCTATCCCCTGAAGATGTCCTAGCCACAGTCCGATTCGCAAAGCGCCTGAAGGACAGGGAGATTTCGCCGCGGCCGCTCGAGGGGAAGATAATTGCCCTGCTGTTCGAAAAGCCCTCCCTGCGCACCCGCGTGAGCTTCGAAGTGGGAATAAGGCAGCTCGGCGGAGAGTGCATCTACCTGTCGAAGGACGATGTTGGCCTGGGGGGCCGCGAGCCGGTCGCGGACGTGGCGCGCGTGCTGGACCGCTGGGTGGACGGCATCGTCGCCAGGGTTTTCGCCCACAGAAGCCTGGAGCTCCTGGCGCAGTACACGCGCATCCCCGTTGTGAACGCTCTCTCGGAGCTGGAGCACCCATGCCAGGCGATGGGCGACCTTCTCACCATTCTGGAGCACCGCGGAAAGCTGGCAGGCCAGCGCGTGGCCTATATCGGCGACGGCAACAACGTGGCGGCGAGCCTCGCGCTCGCTTGCGCCTCCGTGGGCGCGCACTTCGTTATCGCCGTGCCGCCTGCCCCCAAATACCAGATACCTGAGGCCATCTGGGCGCTTGCCCTGCGCAGGACCCAGGAGAGCGGCAGCAGGCTGGAAGTCGTCCGGAAGCCCCAGGACGCGGCCGCCGGCGCGGACGTCGTCTACACCGACGTGTGGGTGAGCATGGGACAGGAGCGCGAAAACGAAGCGCGCCTGAAGGCGTTCGCGGGCTACCAGGTCAACCCGGAGCTCATGGCGCTCGCCAAGCCCACAGCTATCTTCATGCACGATCTTCCGGCGCACCACGGACTGGAGGTCTCAGAGGGCATGCTGGACCACAAGACTTCCGTCGTCTTCGACCAGGCTGAGAACCGGCTGCACGGGCAGAAAGCCGTTCTGGTGGACCTTTTCTCCGCTTAGGCCGGGCCGCGCATGGTGCGATAATAGTGTTGAGCCGCATTCATACCTTAGGATCCTGGCCTACCAATGACCTTCCCTCCATCCAAGCCACTAGTCGCCATAGTGGGCCGTCCGAACGTTGGCAAGTCCACGCTCTTCAACCGGCTCATCGGCATGAACCTGTCTATCGTTTCAGACGTTGCCGGCACTACGCGCGACCGCGTAACGGCTGAGACCGTCTGGGCGGACCACCCTTTTATTGTAGTCGACACGGGCGGACTGGACGATTTCCCACAGACGGAGATGTGGAGCAAGATCAAGGGCCAGATCGATCTTGCGATCGACCAGGCGGACGTGATCGTGATGCTTGCCGACGCGGAGGCCGGCGCCACCGCGGCGGACCGCGATATAGCGGACGTCCTGCGCCGCACCGGCAAGCCCATCGTGCTGGCCGCCAACAAGTCCGACAACGACAAGCGCGCCGCCCAGTCGGTTGAGTTCTATGAGCTTGGCCTCGGCGACCCCGTTGCCATCAGCGCCTACCACAACTACGGCATGGACGATCTGATGGAGCGCGTTGTGGCCCTGTTCCCGGAGACCCCCGCCATACTGGAGGTCCCGGCGGACGTCAGGGTCGCAATTGTTGGCCGGACGAACGTCGGCAAGTCCGCCCTTTCGAATGCAATCTCCGGCCAGGAGCGCTCTGTTGTGAGCTCCGTTGCGGGGACAACGCGGGACGCCCTGGACACTCTCATAATGCACGACGATAGGCGTGTGCTGCTGATCGACACGGCGGGGCTGCGCAAGCGGGGCAGCATAGAGCAGGGCATCGAGCAGTACAGCGCCCTCCGAACAGTCAGGGCTATCGACCGCGCCGAGGTGGCCGTGCTGGTAATGGACGCCTCCGAGCTGGCGACTGCGCAGGACACCCACGTCGCTGGGTATGTCCTGGACTCGCACAAAGCCATCGTTCTCGCCATCAACAAATGGGACCTGGCGAAGGATCTGGAGCTGACGAAGGAGGACGCCACGGCGAAGGTGCGCGAGCGGTTCAAGTTCCTTGCGTACGCGCCGATCGTCTTCGTCTCCGCTGAAAGGCGGGAGGGCATCAAGGATCTGCTGTATACCGCGGTGAGGGTCTCTATCGAGTGGAACAAGGGCGTGCCGAGATACGGGCTTCGCCGGACGGTCCTGATGGCTGTCGCAAAGCACCCCCCTCAGCTCCACGGGCGGCAGCAGCTCAAGGTCTACGGCATCACCCAGGACCGGACGGGCCCGCCGAGCTTCACTTTCTATGTGAACAAGTCAGACCTTGTGCACTTTTCATACGAAAGGTATCTTGAGAAGGCTATCAGGGAGGAGTACGGTTTCGAGGGCAGCCCGCTGAGAATCCGGTTCAAGGGCCGAGGGGAGCAATAATGCAAATCGCGCTGCTTGCGGCCGTCGGTTACCTGCTCGGCGCAGTGCCGTTCGGACTGATCGCCGGGTACCTGTTCGGCCGCACCGACGTCCGGCAGCACGGCAGCGGCAATACCGGCATGACGAACGTCATGAGAACGGTAGGCGTGAAGGCGGCGGTGCTGGTGCTGGTCCTGGATATGGGCAAGTGCGTGGCCGCGGTGCTTATCGCCCGCGCACTGACGGACTCCCCCGCGGCGGACGCCGCCGCCACCATCTCCGCCATGGTGGGCCACACCTGGTCTGTCTACCTGAAATTCAAGGGCGGCAAAGGCACCGCAACCGGCTGGGGCGGTCTGCTGGTCCTATCTCCCATCTCCGGGCTCGTCGCCACGGCGCTCGGGGTTGCCGTCGTCGCCGGCACTCGCTGGGTATCACTGGGGTCCATCGTTGCAGCCACGGTGGGCTCCGCGGTCCTCGTTGGCCTCTGCGTCACGGGTAACGCGCCTGGCCCGTATGCCTGGTTCGGCATCGTGGGCGCGCCGATTATCGTCTTCCGCCACAAGGACAATATCCGCCGATTGATGAAAGGCGAAGAGCGCAAGCTGGGACAGAAGACCCCCGGCGCCGCTGTTCAGGCAGAGCCCCGGTCGCGAGGAGTGCGATGGCCCGGATCGGTATAGTCGGCGCAACGAGCTGGGGCACCACGCTGGGTATTGTGGCCGCGCGCAACGGCTCGGAAGTACGCCTGCTCGCCAGGTCGAAAGACGAGGCCGACGGCCTGCAAGCCTCGCGGGAGAACCCGCGGTTCTTGCCGGGGGCTATGTTCCCAGACTCCATGCGGGTCGAATCGTCCCCTTCCGAGGCTCTCGCCGGCGCTGATGTCGTCATAATTGCCGTGCCTTCAAGGACGATGCGCGACAACGTACGCGCAATCCGCGAATGCCTGGAAGAAAATGCCGTCCTGCTGAGCGCCTCAAAGGGCCTCGAAATCAGCTCCGGCAAGCGTATGAGCCAGGTGCTGGCAGAAGAGCTCCCCAAATCGCTCCACGGCCGTATTTGCGCCCTGTCCGGCCCCAATCTCGCGGGCGAGATCATTCAGGGCAAGCCGTCGTCTACGGTCGTCGCTTCAAAAAACCTTGAAGCTGCAAGAGCAGCACAGGCCGCCCTCACCTCGAACCGTTTCAGGGTGTACACGAATACCGATATCGTGGGCGTTGAGCTTGGCGGGGCGCTGAAAAACATCATCGCACTTGGCGCGGGAATATGTGACGGGCTGGATGTTGGCGACAACGCCAAGGCCGCTTTCATGACGCGGGGGCTTGCGGAGATCGCCCGGCTCGGCGTCGCCGCGGGGGCTGAGGCTATCACCATGGCCGGGCTGGCCGGTATGGGCGACCTTATAGCCACGTGCTCGAGCCCGCTGAGTCGCAACCACTATGTGGGCGTGGAGCTCGCGAAGGGGCGGACGCTCAAAGAGATACGCAACTCCATGAAGAACATCGCCGAAGGGGTGGACACAACGGCGGCCGCGGTGGAAATGGCGGCCCGGCTCAGAGTAGACTTGCCGATTGCGCGCGTCACCTACAGGGTGCTCTTCGAAGACCTGCCCATTGGGCAAGCGATTGCGGAGCTAATGGGCCGCCCTCC
This genomic window from SAR202 cluster bacterium contains:
- the argF gene encoding ornithine carbamoyltransferase, which translates into the protein MNTTSKSRSFLSIADLSPEDVLATVRFAKRLKDREISPRPLEGKIIALLFEKPSLRTRVSFEVGIRQLGGECIYLSKDDVGLGGREPVADVARVLDRWVDGIVARVFAHRSLELLAQYTRIPVVNALSELEHPCQAMGDLLTILEHRGKLAGQRVAYIGDGNNVAASLALACASVGAHFVIAVPPAPKYQIPEAIWALALRRTQESGSRLEVVRKPQDAAAGADVVYTDVWVSMGQERENEARLKAFAGYQVNPELMALAKPTAIFMHDLPAHHGLEVSEGMLDHKTSVVFDQAENRLHGQKAVLVDLFSA
- the plsY gene encoding glycerol-3-phosphate 1-O-acyltransferase PlsY is translated as MQIALLAAVGYLLGAVPFGLIAGYLFGRTDVRQHGSGNTGMTNVMRTVGVKAAVLVLVLDMGKCVAAVLIARALTDSPAADAAATISAMVGHTWSVYLKFKGGKGTATGWGGLLVLSPISGLVATALGVAVVAGTRWVSLGSIVAATVGSAVLVGLCVTGNAPGPYAWFGIVGAPIIVFRHKDNIRRLMKGEERKLGQKTPGAAVQAEPRSRGVRWPGSV
- a CDS encoding ribosome biogenesis GTPase Der, translated to MTFPPSKPLVAIVGRPNVGKSTLFNRLIGMNLSIVSDVAGTTRDRVTAETVWADHPFIVVDTGGLDDFPQTEMWSKIKGQIDLAIDQADVIVMLADAEAGATAADRDIADVLRRTGKPIVLAANKSDNDKRAAQSVEFYELGLGDPVAISAYHNYGMDDLMERVVALFPETPAILEVPADVRVAIVGRTNVGKSALSNAISGQERSVVSSVAGTTRDALDTLIMHDDRRVLLIDTAGLRKRGSIEQGIEQYSALRTVRAIDRAEVAVLVMDASELATAQDTHVAGYVLDSHKAIVLAINKWDLAKDLELTKEDATAKVRERFKFLAYAPIVFVSAERREGIKDLLYTAVRVSIEWNKGVPRYGLRRTVLMAVAKHPPQLHGRQQLKVYGITQDRTGPPSFTFYVNKSDLVHFSYERYLEKAIREEYGFEGSPLRIRFKGRGEQ
- a CDS encoding FtsX-like permease family protein, with translation MTSLSMPKLVLRRLADNWMLLLSIFAGITFAATLVAAAPVYLRSLERLALNLEIDRLGRPTSNVVAFAFNVPITHEALTETESEFNAIAEEHLGPLQESRLRYLIVSSYMASTPARPIAAPGQQQVRAPWNGYLRSMSDLDRHVHFVEGRMAEEGIADGPRGPVLEVVISSATARYFELDLNDVVALTTETTDPTRISGRVVGIMEANDPVEDFWAPHASVYIDPAPEREEISATGEVTIIEPEIPIFTTQAALASAVSSAYPGTPTDSIWIMLTDPQVLKRWDRAETQGRLVAFENELADVMPGMTETSTGIEELLQVFERRTFFSRVPLLLLQTIMALTTLFFLVMMVAYLVQSRQGDASLMRTRGIGLAQLIRLYTIEGVFLTVVAAALAPFLAMGAVALAGILPYFSEMTGGGLLPIVLDPAPFIAAGLTGLLCLAVFVVPGTWGARGGLLVQKLGASRPPAMPFVQRYYIDLGLLALGGVIFWELYTRGELVSGGLFGDANVNEPLVMAPVLFLIAVALLFMRLFPLVVKYVAGESQQLVHLVAGAAVVSLAVTYTIPPVLDGGYFEPFTPLLLLLLFSGAYIGTARASMAFYRVAGIVAQAGIATLFLWTRPIDRDDLVYYIPSLALIASVVMQAVFDASRLAFRSAPVWVSLSLWHMARNPLQYTWVVLLLVLVTGMGILATTVGGTLEQGQTDRVHYDVGADVRVSQIDRQMAGDPRAETLRSKYRTLPGVTGVSVAYREGRFSDVDGVELLAIEPREFQFIGWYRDDFSRSPLNAVMQALRSYSQAPRIGVPDDAAQFGLWAKTDDAANQFPLRAVLSNDLGDTTVVTLGRVDSTDWKLLRGQIPASFDRPAYLVSVQIYEPGLGPAPSTGTVLLDDIHTVARDGDTESIVESFEGFFTWEPIITSSLASDRLFSYGDDAHSGTRSGLFQFGQANEGGVRGIYQSPTAGPVPVVASSTYMQRTGAQLGDTVVVQVGSRRVPGVIRDTVEYFPTMGSRPGGFLLADIHGLLSHINIISPQTSIWPNEMFISAAPAARTEVRRSIEALSFRTGIVMDRNSRLEAVRQDPLTNAGWSSLVVVSLGVAVVAAGIGYATYLLTFSGRSRNEMGFLKSLGLSRRQMLSLLACEHIAIAIVGLVLGTWAGFQMSRMMVSSVVVTDTGDPIVPPYISTTDWLLMAPAYLAILAIFGAALFLLDRSIRRINVSKISRMEGL
- a CDS encoding NAD(P)-dependent glycerol-3-phosphate dehydrogenase; its protein translation is MARIGIVGATSWGTTLGIVAARNGSEVRLLARSKDEADGLQASRENPRFLPGAMFPDSMRVESSPSEALAGADVVIIAVPSRTMRDNVRAIRECLEENAVLLSASKGLEISSGKRMSQVLAEELPKSLHGRICALSGPNLAGEIIQGKPSSTVVASKNLEAARAAQAALTSNRFRVYTNTDIVGVELGGALKNIIALGAGICDGLDVGDNAKAAFMTRGLAEIARLGVAAGAEAITMAGLAGMGDLIATCSSPLSRNHYVGVELAKGRTLKEIRNSMKNIAEGVDTTAAAVEMAARLRVDLPIARVTYRVLFEDLPIGQAIAELMGRPPSPEWSGIEAEGR